The Amycolatopsis sp. NBC_01480 genome segment TCTCTTGTACAACACCTCTTGAGCAATCCGGGCCCCGGTATTCTGGCCGACATGGGCTTCTTCACCTGGATCATCTTCGGCGCGCTGGTCGGCTGGATCGCGAACATCGTGGTCGGCGGCGCGGACCGGCAGCGTCAGGGCTGCCTGGTCAGCGTGTTGGTCGGGGTGCTCGGCGCGGCCCTGGGCGGCTTCATCTACCAGCTCGCCACCGGCGAGCACCAGCGGTTCGGGTTCGACTTCCCCAGCTTCGGCGTCGCCATCCTGGGCGCGATCGTGCTGCTGGCGATCCTGCGACTGGTCCGGTCCGCGGGCCGGAACCGCGACCGTGACCGTTTGTAACGGTTTGCCGACGATCGGTCAGCAACGGCCGTGAGCAACTAAGCTGAGTCGTTCCGCACGCGGGTGCATGCGTCGTCGGGGGATGCATGCACCCGCGCTGCGTGGCGCAGGACCAGCACCGCCCGGGCCGGGTCGACGAGCATCGGCAGCGGCACCGAGGTGACGTCCCGGCGCCAGGCGCACAACAGCTCCGTCAGCGAATCCGGAACGCTCATCGTCACCTCGGCAGGTCGGCCCGGGTACCAGCCCCGAGCGGCGTCAACTACCGAGAGTTATCGAGAATTTCGACTGAACGTTAACGGATTGTGGCCGTTCCCACCCGTGCCGGGGA includes the following:
- a CDS encoding GlsB/YeaQ/YmgE family stress response membrane protein, with translation MGFFTWIIFGALVGWIANIVVGGADRQRQGCLVSVLVGVLGAALGGFIYQLATGEHQRFGFDFPSFGVAILGAIVLLAILRLVRSAGRNRDRDRL